The segment TGTTTTATACCGAATTTAATATCCGGCTCTTCTGCTACCTCTTGTTTAAAAAATTTGATGCCGTTTGCGGTATTGATCTCGACACGATACTGCCATGCATTATAGCTGGAAAAATGAAGGGTACGAAAGTTATCTATGATGCACATGAATTGTTTCCGGAAGTTCCTGAAGTGATTAACCGGCCTTTCACACAGCATGTCTGGCGACGCGTAGAGCAATTTGCTGTGAAGCGAATCAGGAATTGTTACACGGTAAGTGAAGGACTTGCAGCGTACTTCAGCAGTAAGTATGGAAGTCATTTTGAAGTTATCAGGAATGTGCCATTGCTTGCCAAAGAATCAACGGCAACAGCTGCAGCGGGTGATACAAAATTTATTTTTTACCAGGGCGCGCTGAATGAAGGAAGAGGGCTGGAACAGTTGATAACTGCAATGGAATTCATTCCGCTGCAATTGAAAATTGCGGGCGACGGCGACTTGTCTGAGCAACTCCGCGAACTCGTAAATGATAAAAGATTGCAGGACAAAGTGCAATTCCTCGGCAAAGTGCAACCAGGCGATTTGAGAAACATCACACATAAAAGTTTCATCGGCGTGAACCTGCTCGAAAACAAAGGGCTGAGTTACTATTATTCACTGGCCAACAAATTTTTTGATTATGTGCATGCCGGCATACCGGTGATAACGATGAATTTTCCCGAATACCGCAACCTGAATGCGCAACATGAAGTCGCGGTACTGGTAAATGATCTCGACACTGCCACACTGGT is part of the Chitinophagales bacterium genome and harbors:
- a CDS encoding glycosyltransferase codes for the protein MQRIIFTVVNDLTYDQRMHRICTSLSEAGYHVTLVGRKLRESAPLGAAAYRQHRLRPFFRNGKMFYTEFNIRLFCYLLFKKFDAVCGIDLDTILPCIIAGKMKGTKVIYDAHELFPEVPEVINRPFTQHVWRRVEQFAVKRIRNCYTVSEGLAAYFSSKYGSHFEVIRNVPLLAKESTATAAAGDTKFIFYQGALNEGRGLEQLITAMEFIPLQLKIAGDGDLSEQLRELVNDKRLQDKVQFLGKVQPGDLRNITHKSFIGVNLLENKGLSYYYSLANKFFDYVHAGIPVITMNFPEYRNLNAQHEVAVLVNDLDTATLVSAITGLAENKDAYFRLRQNCLTARNAWNWQKEVQKLLAFYQSLS